The following proteins are co-located in the Eubalaena glacialis isolate mEubGla1 chromosome 14, mEubGla1.1.hap2.+ XY, whole genome shotgun sequence genome:
- the LOC133105381 gene encoding guanine nucleotide exchange factor MSS4-like, translated as MEPAAPPSELVSAEGRNRKAVLCQRCGSRVLQPGTALFSRRQLCLPPMTKKPALADGGSPEGDLLQEHWLVEDMFTFENVGFTKDVGNIKFLVCADCEIGPIGWHCLDDKNSFYVALERVSHE; from the coding sequence ATGGAGCCCGCGGCGCCGCCGAGCGAGCTGGTGTCGGCGGAGGGCCGGAACCGGAAGGCGGTGCTGTGCCAGCGCTGCGGCTCCCGCGTGCTGCAGCCGGGCACAGCGCTCTTCTCCCGCCGGCAGCTCTGCCTCCCGCCCATGACGAAGAAGCCGGCGCTGGCCGACGGCGGCAGTCCTGAGGGCGACCTTCTGCAGGAGCACTGGCTGGTGGAGGACATGTTCACTTTCGAGAACGTGGGCTTCACCAAGGACGTGGGCAACATCAAGTTCCTGGTCTGCGCAGACTGCGAGATCGGCCCCATCGGCTGGCACTGCCTGGACGACAAGAACAGTTTCTATGTGGCCTTGGAACGGGTTTCCCATGAGTGA